Genomic DNA from Brockia lithotrophica:
AGTCCCCAAACCAGAGCTCGAGGGCCACGTCCTCGTCTGCGGGAACTCCTCCGAAGTCGCTCACCTGTGGCCAAAGACTCCGTCCCTTCGCCCGCGGTCTTCCGACGGGAAGCACGGCGCCAAAGAGGAGCGCTGCCAACGCCTACCTCCCGGAAGGAAGAGGGAGATGTGCGCCGGCGCCGACCGACCTTGCGGCCCGAAGGCCCGCACCAAACCAACGGCCTTCCCCACCATTCTACCAAGAGCCGCCGGCGGCGCGGGAGGACGGCGGACCTTCTCCCTCACGCGTCCGCCGTTGGCTTTCATTGTACACGAAGAAAGGAAATCCCCACAAACCCTCCGAGAAAGCTTTCTCGAGGAGAGGGAGAAGCCCCCCTCCCTACTTCCCTTCCGCGAAGAACGAAACCCACGGGGCCAAGGGGCCGAAGAGACGCGCGCAGAAGAGGCGGAAGAGCTCCGTCAACCGGGCGAGAAGGCGGTCTAAGAGGTTCGTCACCCGCTCGCGCGGGGTCTCCTGCGGAGGAGGGACTTGGCCCGGCGGCGCAGAGGGAGGGGGAAGAACTCCCGCATCGGACCCGTCGCCGGGAGCCTCCTGCGGAGGAGGAACGTCGGCAGGCGGAGACGGGGGTTCGGGCGAACCCGGGCGTTGGGCATCGGGCGGGGCGGGAACGGCCTCGAAATGGCGTGCGACGTCTCCTGCGCCCCGAGGTTTGAGCTGATACACCCCGTTGTAGACCGAGGCGATCCCGACGACGTCCAGCACGTCTCCCTCCCCAAGGCCGAGCTCTTGGGTGAAGCGGGCGTAGTCGAGACCCGTTCGGTTGTCCACGCGGACGAGGACGCCCGCGCCGGATGCGCCCACGGCAAGGAATTCGAAGGTACCGTACTTGTTCACCTGCTTTAGGTTCTCGATCCGTACGCCTTCGAGCCGGACGAGCTCCCCCTGGTGGGCGGCGAGGTCCTCCGGCGTCGGCGCGACGACGCGAGGTGCGGGTAGGGGGGCACCCCGGCGCACGAGCGTCACGCGGACGAGGTCGGCGATCTCGAGCTCGCCGTTGTACACCTTGGTCCGCCCCACGACTTCCACCTCGTCGCCGGGACCGATGTCCTCTTCGTTCGCCTGGTATACGTAGATGCCGCCCGTATCGTCCTGGAGGTAAAAGCCCTTGCCTCCCCACGCTCCCAAAGGCGTCGTCACCACGCCGCGCGTGCGGACCGGCGTCCCCTCCGGCGCTTCCCGCACGGTGCGCACGCTCGCGAGTTCCGGCTCTTCGGCATCCGCCCGAACCTCGATGCGAATCCGCCCTTCCTTGTCCGCGTCCACGCTCCCCCGGGTATCCATGAGGTGGCGTGCGTACTCTTCGAGCGCCTGGGTCACGAGGCCGACCATCGTAAAGCGGATCTCTCCCAGGCGCGGGAAGGGGTAGCCGGAACCCCCCGTGCCGATGTAGTCCGGAACGACGACGCGGTAGATCCGGTCCGGATCGACGGGCTTTCCGCCGATTTCCATGTGCACGTCCAAGAGGTTCCCCTGCGCGTCGGTCACCAAGGTGTAGCGCATGCCGGACACCTGAAGGTCCACGGAGTTTCGGCCGTCGCGCGTGTACGAGTAGCGGAGGATTTCCTCCAACGCCCGCCCGGGAAGGTCGATCACGGTGAGTTGGTTGGCAAACGGCTCGATGCGGTACAGGTCGCCCCGGGTGATCGGCCCGGGGGCGAGGTCCCCGCGGATTCCCCCGCCGTTCATAAAGGCGATGTCCGGCGCCGGGTCGAGATCCCGCAGGTAGTGGCGCATGGCGTCCGTCCAGAAGTTTCCGAGCGGGGTGTCCCCGCACGTCTTCCCCGCTTGGGAAAGGCCGTGTTGAGAGATGCCGACGACCTCCTCGAGAAAGGAGCGTACGTCCTCCGTGGCTCGATCGACGATCGCCTGGATTTGGGGGTCCGCATCGGTGAGGGAGGCCAAGGGAACGAGGTTTCCATCCACGTGGACGACGCGTCGCGCCCCGGGATCTACGGTGAGCACCGTGTGGCCGATGTTCTCCAGATGCGCCCCCGTCTGGACGACGGGGACGCCGTTCACCCACACGGGCTTGTCCAAGCGGGTGTGGCTGTGCGCCCCGACGATGAGGTCGAAGGTGGTCCCGAAGTGCTCGGCGAGGATGCGGTCGTCGGGGTAGCCGACGTGCGTCGCGAGGATGAGGACGTCTACGCGGTCGCGGAGCCAGAGGTAGCGTTCGACGGCCGGGATGTACGGTTCGAACTCCAGTCCGACGACGTTCTTGGGCGCCGTGGCCGGGGGTGACTGGGTCACGGCGAGGACGCCCACGGTGAGGCGGGCCGTCTCCCGGCCGAAATCGCGGTCTCGGTCTCCGGGATTCCCCACGATCCGCTCGACGCGCCCCGCCGAATCCCAGCGGAAGACGACGTACGGCGCAAAGGGCGCGACGGGCGTCGCCGCCGGATCTCTGACGTGCACGTTGGCCGCGAGCCATGGGTAGGTCGACTCCGCACGCCGCGCCTGCGTTTCTTCCGGGCCGTAGTCGAAGTCGTGGTTCCCTACGACCATGGCGTCGAGGTGCACGGCGTTCATGAGTTCCACCATGGGCCTACCCTTCGCGAGGTCGACGACGGCGTCGCCGCTGAACTGGTCGCCGACGTCGAGAAAGAGGGCATACGGCTCCCGCGTCCGCACGTCCTGCACGAAGCGGGCGAGCTTCGCGAAGTCCGCGATTTTGGCGTGGATGTCGTTCGTGTGGACGAGGTGAAGCTCGATGGGGTGGGTTCCGTCCCTGCTCCCTTCGGCAGGGGGGTGCGCCAACGCCGCCGGAGCAAAAAACAAGGTCCATACGTTGAAAAGGACCACGAAGAGCGCGATGAGCTTCGGAAAACGCCCGTTCACCCTTTCTCCTCCCTTCAGGCCGCCCTTGGAGGCCCACCTCCGCACCTCGTCATCCTACCAAGCACATGTAAACCCCCCGTGAACGGGGGGTTAAACTTCCGTAAAGTTTGGCTCAAGGGCAAGGGCGGTTGTCCCGGAGGGAGGAGCGACGTGCGGACGATTTCCGGGGTTCGCGCCTTGTTCGCTTACTTCCTCCCTTCGCCTTCCGTCCCGATGTCCTCGATCGACGAAGCGTTCGGCAAGGCGGTGCTTTCCCATACGGAGAAGAAGACGCCCAAAAGGATCATCGCCACCCCTATCCACCCCCAGACCCCTACGGGTTCGCCCACGAGCAGGACGGCGAGGAAAGTGCCCGCGGGCAACTCGGAGGCGGAGAGGAGCGTGGTGAGCGTCGCACCGACGCGGGGAGCGCCGTACGCCATGAGGAGGGGCGGAAAAAACTGTCCTGCCACCCCTTGGAAAAGGAGGAGGGTCACGTTTCGGACGTCGAGGGGCGTCGCGAACACCTCGCCGGGAAAGAACGCCAAGAGGATCGGAAGC
This window encodes:
- a CDS encoding Endonuclease/Exonuclease/phosphatase family protein, which gives rise to MNGRFPKLIALFVVLFNVWTLFFAPAALAHPPAEGSRDGTHPIELHLVHTNDIHAKIADFAKLARFVQDVRTREPYALFLDVGDQFSGDAVVDLAKGRPMVELMNAVHLDAMVVGNHDFDYGPEETQARRAESTYPWLAANVHVRDPAATPVAPFAPYVVFRWDSAGRVERIVGNPGDRDRDFGRETARLTVGVLAVTQSPPATAPKNVVGLEFEPYIPAVERYLWLRDRVDVLILATHVGYPDDRILAEHFGTTFDLIVGAHSHTRLDKPVWVNGVPVVQTGAHLENIGHTVLTVDPGARRVVHVDGNLVPLASLTDADPQIQAIVDRATEDVRSFLEEVVGISQHGLSQAGKTCGDTPLGNFWTDAMRHYLRDLDPAPDIAFMNGGGIRGDLAPGPITRGDLYRIEPFANQLTVIDLPGRALEEILRYSYTRDGRNSVDLQVSGMRYTLVTDAQGNLLDVHMEIGGKPVDPDRIYRVVVPDYIGTGGSGYPFPRLGEIRFTMVGLVTQALEEYARHLMDTRGSVDADKEGRIRIEVRADAEEPELASVRTVREAPEGTPVRTRGVVTTPLGAWGGKGFYLQDDTGGIYVYQANEEDIGPGDEVEVVGRTKVYNGELEIADLVRVTLVRRGAPLPAPRVVAPTPEDLAAHQGELVRLEGVRIENLKQVNKYGTFEFLAVGASGAGVLVRVDNRTGLDYARFTQELGLGEGDVLDVVGIASVYNGVYQLKPRGAGDVARHFEAVPAPPDAQRPGSPEPPSPPADVPPPQEAPGDGSDAGVLPPPSAPPGQVPPPQETPRERVTNLLDRLLARLTELFRLFCARLFGPLAPWVSFFAEGK